The Streptomyces sp. HUAS MG91 sequence CCGCGGTTCGAAGGTGTTCCGCTCGGTGTTCTTCCTGCCGGTCGTCACCTCGCTGGTGCTGGCCGCCACCGTCTTCGTGTGGATCTTCTCGACGGGCGGCCCGTGGGCGACGTTCGTCAGCTGGTTCGGCATGTCCGACGAGTCGTGGCTGACCTCGGACACGCTGGTCGTCCCGGCGCTCGCCGTCGTCGGGATCTGGTCCCGCTTCGGGTACGGGATGCTGATCCTGCTGGCCCGGATGCAGGACATCCCGCGGGAGCTGGAGGAGGCCGCGCTGACCGACGGCGCGGGCCCCTGGCAGCGCTTCCGGCACATCGTGCTGCCGCAGCTGCGGCCTGCGCTGTTCTTCCTCGCCGTCATCGAGACGACGGCCTCGTTCCAGGTGTTCGACGCCGTCTACACGATGACCGGCGGCGGCCCCGCGAACGCCAGCTACACGCTCGTCTTCCAGCTGTACGACGCGGGCTTCAAGTACTTCGACCTGGGCTACGCCTCCGCGATCGGGGTCGCCCTGTTCGTGCTGACCCTCGTCGTCGCCGTCGTCCAGCGGCTCGTGATCGGGAAGGACCAGTGACCATGACCGCACCCCCCGTCGAGAAGACCCCGGTGCCCGCGCCCGAACCGCCCGTCCGCCCGTCGCGGCGCCTGCGCAAGGAGGCCGAGCGGGACTTCGTGCCGGCCGGTCTGCGCGGCACGCTCGGCGGCCGGATCGTGCGGGGCG is a genomic window containing:
- a CDS encoding sugar ABC transporter permease encodes the protein MTVVADHTRRTERRGPQARREARIGLLFVLPCFLLFLAFRFGPGVAGVLMSFTDYTLTGGGKFIGVDNFTRLWADPLFWKSLKVTVLYTVLAVPGTLIASVALALLTRRAFRGSKVFRSVFFLPVVTSLVLAATVFVWIFSTGGPWATFVSWFGMSDESWLTSDTLVVPALAVVGIWSRFGYGMLILLARMQDIPRELEEAALTDGAGPWQRFRHIVLPQLRPALFFLAVIETTASFQVFDAVYTMTGGGPANASYTLVFQLYDAGFKYFDLGYASAIGVALFVLTLVVAVVQRLVIGKDQ